A genomic stretch from Candidatus Methanomassiliicoccus intestinalis Issoire-Mx1 includes:
- the gatD gene encoding Glu-tRNA(Gln) amidotransferase subunit GatD, translating to MRRNGLMSYSPFISELIKKLDAKEGDTLSVRNGEREYVGTLMPHHEFSLEDIIILKLSNGYNIGIRISESSSVTLISKGAAKEKKPRPEQHSSGKTVSVLGTGGTIASYVDYRTGAVHPALSAGDLVAAVPEIKDICDVKAEVLFSIFSENMNVENWQTIAEEAADRINAGAEGCIIPHGTDTMGYTSAALAFMLGDLPKPVVLVGAQRSSDRPSSDAYTNLVSAARFIVNTDASEVFVLMHASSSDSSAAVHRGTKVRKMHTSRRDAFKSVNSPVVATVDFEGGIDFHADYRKKSSSKVCAQTEMETNVALLQYFPGMSPSVFSRILHESSGVVISGTGLGHVSSDMAEEIKSAVQGGTSVVMTSQCLYGRTNLNVYNTGRDLISAGVIPGEDMLPETAYVKLMWVLAQTSDADKISEMMRTNLRGEISDRRDISE from the coding sequence ATGCGCCGTAATGGTCTAATGAGTTACTCACCTTTCATTTCCGAACTTATCAAAAAGTTAGATGCCAAAGAAGGAGACACTCTGTCCGTCAGAAACGGCGAACGCGAGTATGTCGGTACGTTAATGCCTCATCATGAATTTAGTCTGGAGGACATTATTATTCTTAAACTATCAAATGGCTATAACATAGGAATCAGGATTTCTGAATCATCCTCTGTAACATTGATCTCCAAGGGAGCAGCCAAAGAGAAAAAGCCCAGGCCGGAACAGCACTCCAGCGGGAAGACTGTATCCGTTCTGGGGACTGGCGGAACTATCGCCAGCTATGTGGATTACCGCACAGGTGCGGTACATCCCGCTCTGTCTGCAGGCGATTTGGTGGCCGCTGTTCCGGAAATCAAGGATATCTGTGATGTAAAGGCAGAGGTGCTGTTCTCTATCTTTTCTGAAAATATGAACGTAGAGAACTGGCAGACCATCGCAGAGGAAGCTGCAGACCGCATCAATGCCGGTGCGGAGGGCTGCATAATTCCTCATGGAACCGACACAATGGGATACACATCCGCAGCTCTGGCATTTATGCTCGGTGATCTGCCGAAACCAGTTGTTCTCGTAGGAGCCCAGAGATCTTCAGACAGGCCGTCTTCCGATGCATATACGAATCTGGTGTCGGCAGCTAGGTTTATTGTGAATACAGATGCTTCTGAAGTCTTCGTTCTTATGCATGCTTCATCTTCTGACTCCTCTGCTGCAGTTCACAGGGGAACAAAAGTCAGGAAGATGCATACCTCCAGGAGAGACGCATTCAAAAGCGTAAATTCTCCAGTCGTTGCTACTGTAGACTTTGAGGGCGGCATTGATTTTCATGCAGATTATAGAAAGAAAAGCAGCAGCAAAGTCTGTGCGCAGACTGAGATGGAGACAAACGTTGCCTTGCTGCAGTATTTCCCAGGCATGAGCCCTTCAGTTTTCAGCAGGATTCTTCATGAAAGTTCCGGAGTCGTAATCTCCGGAACCGGTCTGGGGCACGTATCTTCAGATATGGCAGAGGAAATAAAATCGGCAGTACAAGGCGGTACATCGGTAGTTATGACCTCTCAGTGTCTTTACGGCCGCACCAATCTTAATGTATACAATACCGGAAGAGATCTGATCTCTGCGGGAGTAATTCCCGGAGAAGATATGCTTCCAGAAACTGCATATGTCAAGCTGATGTGGGTTTTGGCTCAGACTTCAGATGCAGATAAGATTTCCGAGATGATGAGAACAAACCTTCGCGGTGAAATCTCAGACAGGAGGGATATTAGTGAGTGA
- the gatE gene encoding Glu-tRNA(Gln) amidotransferase subunit GatE, with amino-acid sequence MSDEIVCGIEIHQQLDTKKLFCDCSTALVDEEGQKFFRRLRPTQSELGEIDRAALMQAEKKLRFVYQAPEGVSCLVDADEEPPHSANKDALGIVLTVAALLNAQPVDEVHFMRKIVVDGSNTSGFQRTAMIAMNGYIEINGKKISIPTFCLEEDAARKVETKAGEITYRLDRLGIPLIEIATGPDMRSAEEVKEVAFALGSIMRATRRVKRGIGTIREDLNISIPGGARVEIKGVQELRMLPIYVQNEANRQKSLLRIKEILLERGTKPASEEYMDLTEDFKSCESKIIASAIKKKGKVFAVALPGFAGVMKSADSTLRLGAEMAGYAKTKGVAGIFHSDELPNYGITQEYIDLVRKKLSLSDEDAFALCADDEKKASAAIVAAVRRANVALEGVPEETRDPKPDGTSVYSRPLPGAARMYPETDVPPIAIKDSMMSEIFANLPELPKEKAERIAAQYAIHIQQSTQLVRDGKDEIFEKVSVTSEIASVAARTLLSTLPELERDGSDISCITDDVIHTVFEGLSGSMFAKDAVPDILKAVIAGKTVECAVEEAGRSLMNADDAAEIVSRLVQERADFVKSKGLGAVGPLMGPLMAEMRGKIDGKQASELLKKEIEKFLR; translated from the coding sequence GTGAGTGATGAGATAGTATGCGGAATTGAAATCCATCAGCAGCTTGACACCAAAAAGCTGTTCTGTGACTGCTCCACAGCGCTTGTAGATGAGGAGGGACAGAAATTCTTCCGCAGGCTCAGGCCTACCCAGTCTGAACTGGGTGAGATCGACCGTGCTGCACTTATGCAGGCAGAAAAGAAGCTCAGGTTTGTATATCAGGCTCCTGAAGGAGTGTCATGTCTGGTAGATGCGGACGAGGAACCTCCCCACAGTGCTAACAAAGATGCTCTCGGTATTGTTCTCACAGTCGCTGCACTTCTCAATGCCCAGCCTGTTGACGAAGTTCACTTTATGCGTAAGATTGTGGTGGACGGAAGCAACACTTCCGGGTTCCAGCGTACTGCCATGATTGCAATGAATGGATATATTGAGATAAATGGTAAAAAAATCTCAATACCCACATTCTGTCTTGAAGAGGATGCTGCCAGGAAGGTAGAGACGAAAGCCGGGGAAATCACATACAGACTCGACCGTCTCGGAATTCCTCTGATTGAGATAGCCACCGGTCCTGATATGCGCTCTGCAGAGGAAGTCAAGGAAGTTGCATTTGCGTTAGGCTCGATCATGCGCGCCACCCGCAGGGTAAAGCGCGGCATTGGAACCATACGCGAGGATCTCAACATCTCTATTCCTGGAGGAGCCAGGGTAGAAATAAAAGGTGTTCAGGAACTCCGCATGCTTCCCATTTATGTGCAAAACGAAGCAAACAGACAAAAGTCTTTATTGAGAATTAAAGAAATACTTTTGGAAAGGGGAACAAAACCAGCATCAGAGGAATACATGGATCTCACCGAAGACTTCAAGTCCTGTGAGTCTAAAATAATCGCTTCTGCAATCAAGAAGAAAGGCAAAGTCTTCGCTGTTGCTCTGCCTGGCTTTGCAGGTGTCATGAAATCCGCTGATTCAACTTTGAGGCTTGGTGCAGAGATGGCTGGCTATGCAAAAACCAAGGGTGTAGCCGGGATCTTCCATTCTGATGAGCTTCCAAACTATGGGATCACACAGGAATACATCGACCTCGTGAGAAAGAAACTCAGTCTTTCTGATGAAGATGCATTTGCACTCTGTGCCGATGATGAGAAAAAAGCTTCTGCAGCCATCGTTGCTGCCGTCAGGCGTGCCAACGTGGCATTGGAAGGTGTGCCGGAGGAGACAAGGGATCCCAAACCCGATGGAACGAGTGTCTATTCCAGGCCTCTGCCCGGTGCAGCCAGAATGTATCCGGAGACTGATGTTCCGCCGATTGCGATCAAAGACTCCATGATGTCTGAAATCTTCGCCAATCTTCCCGAGCTGCCGAAAGAGAAAGCTGAGCGCATTGCTGCACAGTATGCTATCCATATTCAGCAGTCTACCCAGCTGGTAAGGGACGGAAAGGATGAGATCTTTGAGAAAGTATCAGTGACTTCTGAAATTGCATCTGTTGCTGCCAGAACACTGCTTTCCACTCTTCCGGAGCTTGAAAGGGACGGCAGCGACATATCCTGCATAACCGACGATGTGATCCATACAGTCTTTGAGGGCTTGAGCGGCAGCATGTTTGCCAAGGATGCAGTTCCAGATATCCTGAAGGCCGTAATTGCCGGAAAGACAGTGGAATGCGCCGTTGAAGAAGCAGGCAGATCTCTTATGAATGCGGATGATGCCGCAGAGATTGTTTCAAGACTTGTGCAGGAACGCGCTGATTTCGTGAAATCTAAAGGTCTTGGAGCCGTCGGCCCGCTGATGGGCCCGCTGATGGCAGAAATGAGAGGAAAAATTGATGGTAAACAGGCCAGCGAGCTTCTTAAGAAGGAAATTGAAAAATTCTTAAGATAA
- a CDS encoding thiolase family protein, with translation MNEAVIVGATRTAVGKLGGALKSFTAPQLGAKVISEAVQRSKLEPADIQECIMGIVLSAGTGQNPARQAALNAGLPVEIGSLNVNKICGSGLKSVMLAANSVRVGEHEAIVAGGMESMSSAPYLLMDGRFGYRLGDNKIVDHLVHDGLWDAPTDAHMGMTAEIVAERFNVTREQADELSFQSHVKSNNATKNGYFSKEILPLTVKSKKTEFEFKEDEGIRPDISMEALSKLRPAFKKDGIVTAGNSSQISDGAAALVITSRKYAEEKSLNILASIRDYNTGGTKPEWIMEAPISTTQTLLKRNDMTIDDIDLFEHNEAFATASVAVKKTLEVPDEKFNVNGGAVAIGHPIGCSGARVLVSLIYELQRAQKHRGLLTLCLGGGNAVSMIIERE, from the coding sequence ATGAACGAAGCAGTAATCGTTGGTGCAACTCGAACCGCAGTGGGAAAGTTAGGCGGGGCTTTGAAAAGTTTCACAGCTCCCCAGCTTGGAGCTAAAGTAATAAGCGAAGCTGTACAGAGATCCAAATTAGAACCGGCCGACATTCAGGAATGCATTATGGGAATAGTATTGTCTGCAGGAACCGGACAGAATCCAGCCAGACAGGCCGCTTTGAATGCGGGGCTGCCGGTTGAAATCGGTTCTCTGAATGTTAATAAGATCTGCGGTTCAGGTCTAAAATCTGTTATGCTGGCTGCAAACTCTGTCCGTGTGGGAGAGCACGAAGCAATCGTGGCCGGCGGAATGGAAAGCATGAGTTCTGCTCCCTATCTTCTCATGGATGGAAGGTTCGGATACAGGCTCGGCGACAACAAGATTGTCGATCATCTCGTTCATGATGGACTGTGGGATGCTCCGACTGATGCCCATATGGGTATGACTGCTGAGATCGTAGCAGAACGTTTTAATGTTACCAGGGAACAGGCGGATGAGCTTTCATTCCAGAGTCATGTAAAATCAAACAATGCTACTAAAAACGGATATTTCTCAAAAGAGATACTCCCTCTAACCGTAAAATCTAAGAAAACAGAGTTTGAGTTCAAGGAAGATGAAGGCATAAGACCTGATATCTCCATGGAAGCACTTTCCAAACTCAGGCCTGCATTTAAAAAAGATGGAATCGTCACAGCCGGGAATTCTTCGCAGATCAGCGATGGTGCGGCTGCTCTTGTAATTACTTCTAGAAAATATGCGGAAGAGAAGAGTCTTAATATCTTAGCATCTATACGGGATTATAATACTGGTGGAACTAAGCCCGAGTGGATAATGGAGGCTCCGATTTCTACAACTCAGACGCTGCTGAAAAGGAACGATATGACTATAGACGATATCGATCTTTTCGAGCACAACGAAGCCTTCGCAACCGCTTCTGTGGCAGTTAAGAAAACGCTTGAAGTTCCCGATGAAAAGTTCAATGTTAATGGAGGCGCAGTAGCCATAGGACATCCGATAGGATGTTCTGGTGCTAGGGTGCTAGTTTCATTAATCTACGAATTACAGAGAGCCCAGAAGCACAGAGGTTTGCTCACCCTGTGTCTCGGCGGCGGTAACGCAGTCTCAATGATAATTGAGAGAGAATAA
- a CDS encoding lysylphosphatidylglycerol synthase transmembrane domain-containing protein — protein sequence MASSKKKWFGYLVTAALSLILILALLVSADVNEVSEELAHSSLLLIVIAALLYLAMVFVRTVRWYILLKGAGQTLPFKSCLPHYAVGQALNDVTPGRVLGDAVRAAGISEEEEGVAIGASLSTLVYERVMDMLFTTIALVASFASVYIFGIYEGAWDALAFLMVIIVLGNLLVIGIISHPAIAAKLGAFGIWVSKALKNEKDRERFANWVNKTVASFNEGRSMSWKKNKKHIITSMFLTILIWCMEFTRMVIIFDSIGATVFLSVIVLSSIISFTAQLIFPAGGGNMMVVSEFFQAAGLTSAVSATAGLLSIITSIWLIVPIALCTFILKKGRYGTHRGKTGQQTTVNE from the coding sequence ATGGCAAGCAGTAAAAAAAAGTGGTTTGGCTACCTCGTCACGGCAGCTCTGTCTCTAATCCTCATACTTGCACTGCTTGTTTCAGCCGATGTTAATGAAGTTTCTGAAGAACTGGCTCATTCCAGCCTCTTGCTTATTGTCATCGCGGCCCTGCTTTATCTGGCAATGGTATTTGTCAGGACTGTAAGATGGTATATTCTGCTGAAAGGCGCCGGTCAGACACTTCCCTTCAAATCATGTCTTCCTCATTATGCAGTAGGACAGGCGCTTAATGATGTTACACCAGGAAGGGTTCTGGGAGATGCCGTAAGGGCCGCAGGAATAAGTGAAGAAGAAGAGGGAGTCGCCATTGGAGCTTCTCTTTCAACCCTTGTCTATGAGAGAGTCATGGACATGCTTTTTACGACAATTGCTTTAGTAGCTTCCTTTGCATCAGTGTATATCTTTGGGATCTATGAGGGAGCCTGGGATGCACTGGCTTTTTTAATGGTTATAATAGTTTTAGGGAATCTACTGGTAATTGGAATAATCTCTCATCCGGCAATAGCTGCTAAGTTAGGCGCCTTCGGCATATGGGTATCCAAGGCTCTGAAAAATGAAAAAGACCGGGAGAGGTTTGCCAACTGGGTCAACAAGACTGTGGCATCGTTCAACGAAGGCCGGTCAATGTCTTGGAAGAAGAATAAAAAACACATCATTACTTCGATGTTCCTCACAATACTGATCTGGTGTATGGAGTTTACCAGGATGGTAATCATCTTCGATTCCATCGGGGCTACTGTTTTCTTATCTGTAATTGTACTGTCATCCATCATCAGTTTTACAGCTCAGCTGATTTTCCCTGCAGGAGGCGGGAACATGATGGTGGTTTCAGAGTTCTTCCAGGCCGCTGGTCTTACATCTGCGGTTTCTGCCACAGCCGGGCTGCTTTCGATAATTACCAGCATCTGGCTCATTGTACCGATTGCACTGTGCACATTCATTCTGAAAAAGGGCAGATACGGGACCCACCGGGGAAAAACCGGTCAGCAGACGACTGTGAATGAATAA
- the hxlA gene encoding 3-hexulose-6-phosphate synthase, whose protein sequence is MEPVLQVALDFMHKKRALEIAAEAVKGGADWIEAGTPLIKSEGSDVIRELKKNFPGHTIIADMKTMDVGATEVEIASKAGADIVSILGLADDSTIEEAVTSAMQYGSKIMIDLIGVSDRVERSKTAEKLGVSYICLHIGIDQQMKGESSPIDILKQIVSEVSIPVAVAGGITQITAPELLDAGASIIIAGGSIIKAKDVCSATENMKTAMATHKAVASNVAKKYGSDELYEAFSLASTANISDAMHRTGVLSGIIPRNKPGTKMIGRALTVQTVNGDWAKPVEAIDQAEKGDVLVIDVGGGDIAVFGALAAWSCISKGIKGVVIDGAIRDMDEIYEMGFPAFSRYSVPNASEPKGYGGIGHNILCGGLTIKPGDWIIGDDCGVVVVPQEKATEIANRSVDVAERENRIREEIKKGSTLSKVLELEKWEQVH, encoded by the coding sequence ATGGAACCTGTCCTACAAGTGGCTCTTGATTTTATGCATAAAAAAAGAGCCCTTGAAATTGCTGCGGAGGCGGTGAAAGGCGGTGCAGACTGGATTGAAGCCGGTACGCCTTTAATTAAGTCCGAGGGATCAGACGTCATACGGGAACTGAAGAAAAATTTCCCTGGACACACGATAATTGCTGACATGAAGACTATGGATGTAGGTGCTACAGAAGTTGAGATAGCTTCTAAAGCCGGTGCAGACATTGTTTCAATTCTCGGTTTAGCTGACGACAGCACTATTGAAGAGGCAGTTACTTCCGCAATGCAGTACGGGTCCAAGATCATGATCGACCTCATAGGGGTCAGTGACAGAGTGGAACGCTCTAAAACTGCAGAGAAACTTGGAGTTTCATACATCTGCCTTCATATAGGCATAGATCAGCAGATGAAAGGGGAGAGTTCTCCAATTGACATTTTAAAACAAATAGTCTCAGAAGTATCGATACCTGTCGCTGTAGCAGGGGGAATCACACAGATTACCGCACCTGAACTTCTAGACGCCGGTGCTTCCATTATCATTGCCGGCGGCAGTATCATCAAAGCCAAGGATGTGTGCAGTGCCACAGAGAATATGAAAACTGCAATGGCTACACATAAGGCTGTGGCATCCAACGTTGCGAAAAAGTACGGTTCTGATGAATTGTATGAGGCTTTTTCTCTTGCATCAACAGCGAATATTTCTGATGCCATGCATAGAACCGGAGTTCTTTCCGGTATCATCCCGAGAAATAAACCCGGCACCAAAATGATCGGCCGCGCGCTTACAGTACAGACAGTCAATGGAGACTGGGCAAAACCTGTAGAGGCTATTGATCAGGCCGAGAAAGGAGATGTACTGGTCATTGATGTCGGAGGCGGAGATATCGCAGTATTCGGTGCTCTGGCTGCCTGGAGCTGCATTTCTAAGGGTATAAAAGGAGTAGTAATCGATGGAGCCATCAGGGATATGGATGAAATTTATGAAATGGGATTTCCTGCATTCTCAAGGTATTCAGTTCCAAATGCCAGTGAGCCCAAGGGATACGGCGGCATCGGCCACAATATTCTCTGCGGAGGGCTGACAATAAAGCCCGGTGACTGGATAATCGGCGATGACTGCGGCGTGGTAGTAGTTCCTCAGGAGAAAGCCACTGAAATTGCCAACCGCTCAGTCGATGTGGCTGAAAGGGAAAACAGGATCCGCGAAGAGATAAAAAAGGGCAGCACATTATCAAAAGTTCTTGAATTAGAAAAGTGGGAACAGGTTCATTAA
- a CDS encoding zinc metalloprotease HtpX — MNKQMGASATLRTLLLFIVMSLIFAAIGWLLGEFAMGGNWVLGVSIFLALAIIMNLVSYFFSDKIVLATYRAKIVTEEEAPRLHRIVRNLSQLSGLPMPKIAIVPSNTPNAFATGRNKKHAVVAATQGILDYLTDDELTGVLAHEMAHVKDKDIMVMSVASTLAGAISFASRTFYWGTLFSGGNNREGNIIIALIVAITAPIAAMLLQLAVSRSREYKADYEGAMMIGRPMALANALRKLEAGNKAKPMDFGNPSSSSLFIVNPFSGKGLASLFSTHPPMDERIKRLENLAGGMRY, encoded by the coding sequence GTGAATAAACAAATGGGAGCTTCTGCTACCTTAAGGACCCTATTATTGTTCATAGTGATGTCCTTGATATTTGCAGCCATAGGCTGGCTGCTTGGAGAATTCGCAATGGGAGGGAACTGGGTACTCGGTGTATCCATTTTCTTAGCGTTAGCAATTATCATGAATTTGGTGTCATATTTCTTCTCAGACAAGATTGTGCTCGCCACATACAGAGCAAAGATTGTCACTGAAGAAGAAGCGCCGAGACTCCACCGTATAGTCCGCAATCTTTCACAGCTGTCTGGACTTCCAATGCCTAAAATCGCAATTGTACCGTCAAACACGCCTAATGCATTTGCTACAGGCCGCAATAAGAAACATGCGGTAGTAGCAGCAACACAGGGCATATTGGACTATCTGACAGATGATGAACTTACAGGAGTTCTAGCCCATGAAATGGCACACGTGAAAGATAAGGATATCATGGTCATGTCTGTCGCATCTACACTGGCCGGAGCAATATCATTTGCATCCAGAACATTCTACTGGGGAACACTGTTCAGCGGTGGAAACAACAGAGAAGGCAATATCATAATTGCATTGATAGTGGCAATTACAGCCCCAATTGCAGCAATGCTGCTTCAGCTGGCTGTTTCAAGAAGCAGGGAATATAAAGCAGACTATGAAGGCGCAATGATGATAGGCCGTCCGATGGCGCTTGCAAACGCTCTCAGAAAACTGGAAGCTGGAAACAAAGCTAAGCCAATGGATTTCGGCAATCCCTCGTCTTCATCACTGTTCATAGTGAATCCATTTTCCGGAAAGGGACTGGCATCACTATTCTCAACACATCCTCCCATGGATGAGAGGATCAAAAGGCTTGAGAATCTGGCCGGCGGAATGCGCTACTGA
- a CDS encoding tRNA(Ile)(2)-agmatinylcytidine synthase has product MAVDDTDSSTWMCTTFLATELIRTLDDLDLIGFPRLVRLNPAVPWKTRGNGALCIRVGKGCGDRQYIGSIAGRKIFCYSDLESEPDIDDVFSRCIDLVKEWSQTDHADPGLVVCRDDVDASLYDKAVHRIISKEEALSYLEGKDHRVFQINKGRGVIGASASISWKPGDYTYEVLAYRERSKWGTPRHVNAEDVRQLDELFPSTFNNYDEGLSKPAIVPNTSCPILYGVRGDSFEDLLKAREFIRSEEVERWLIYLSNQGTDDHIIEDYHSLEPNSSYAVEGTVASIPVTVAGGHVILTIDAGEKLECAAYEPSKGFRNVIRALRPGDLVKVFGELREEPRTLNIEKLQVVSLSSFKIKVANPKCSVCGRIMKSVGAGQGYRCRDCGTKSNDVLMAEEPRTISIGWYEPPVCSRRHLSKPLKRCNFED; this is encoded by the coding sequence GTGGCTGTCGATGATACCGATTCCTCCACTTGGATGTGCACCACTTTCCTGGCAACGGAACTGATACGCACTCTGGATGATCTGGATCTCATCGGGTTTCCAAGACTTGTACGTTTGAATCCTGCCGTGCCGTGGAAGACTAGAGGCAACGGTGCCCTCTGCATCAGGGTGGGAAAGGGCTGCGGAGACCGCCAGTATATTGGAAGCATCGCCGGCCGTAAAATTTTCTGTTATAGTGATCTTGAAAGCGAACCGGATATTGATGATGTATTCAGCCGCTGTATCGATCTGGTTAAAGAATGGTCGCAGACCGATCATGCTGATCCTGGGCTTGTGGTGTGCAGAGATGATGTAGATGCTTCGCTTTATGACAAGGCAGTCCACAGAATAATCTCCAAGGAGGAGGCGCTCTCCTATCTGGAAGGAAAGGACCACAGAGTCTTTCAGATAAACAAAGGGCGGGGTGTCATCGGGGCTTCTGCATCGATTTCCTGGAAACCCGGCGATTACACTTACGAAGTGCTTGCATACAGAGAACGCAGCAAATGGGGAACCCCCAGACATGTTAATGCTGAAGACGTCAGACAGCTGGATGAGTTATTTCCTTCCACCTTTAACAACTATGACGAGGGGCTGTCTAAACCGGCCATCGTGCCAAACACCTCCTGCCCTATCTTATACGGTGTGAGAGGCGACTCCTTTGAAGATCTTTTGAAGGCAAGGGAATTCATAAGATCTGAAGAAGTTGAACGCTGGCTCATCTACCTGAGCAACCAGGGTACGGATGACCACATCATTGAAGACTATCATTCTCTGGAGCCTAATTCATCGTATGCGGTTGAAGGAACAGTAGCTTCCATCCCGGTTACAGTTGCAGGCGGCCATGTAATTCTCACAATCGATGCTGGAGAGAAGCTTGAATGTGCAGCGTACGAGCCTTCCAAGGGCTTCCGCAATGTCATCCGTGCTCTGAGACCCGGAGACCTTGTAAAAGTCTTTGGAGAACTGAGAGAAGAGCCCAGGACACTCAATATCGAAAAGCTGCAGGTGGTCTCTCTTTCGTCATTTAAAATCAAAGTTGCAAACCCGAAATGCAGCGTATGCGGCAGGATAATGAAATCTGTCGGGGCAGGGCAGGGATACAGGTGCAGAGACTGCGGTACTAAGTCAAATGACGTATTAATGGCTGAAGAACCTAGAACAATCTCTATAGGATGGTATGAACCGCCCGTCTGCTCCCGGAGACATCTTTCAAAACCATTGAAGCGGTGCAATTTTGAAGATTGA
- a CDS encoding HemK2/MTQ2 family protein methyltransferase has translation MCCDRDAEKYRDGDNKDRMEYNREIDITECAEVYPPAEDTFLLLDSLEEPAGLKVLEMGCGTGLISCHLAYSGADLTAADINPKAVCCTGSNLRNNKLKGSTIVSDLFQNINEMFDLIVFNPPYLSAEEEGCGIIEKAWAGGPSGTEILAEFLKQSGDHLLPNGRIIVLLSSEMNSDALNNLLSNFKRNKLKTRRCFFEELWVEELSL, from the coding sequence ATGTGTTGCGATAGGGATGCTGAAAAATACAGGGATGGCGATAACAAAGACCGCATGGAATATAATCGAGAGATAGACATCACGGAATGCGCAGAAGTATACCCTCCGGCAGAGGACACTTTCCTGCTGCTGGACAGCCTTGAAGAGCCAGCAGGACTCAAGGTTCTGGAGATGGGCTGCGGAACCGGACTTATAAGCTGCCACCTTGCATACAGCGGCGCAGATCTTACAGCTGCAGACATTAATCCCAAAGCAGTATGCTGCACAGGCAGCAACTTAAGAAACAACAAACTTAAAGGCAGTACGATTGTTAGTGATTTATTCCAAAATATAAATGAAATGTTTGATTTGATTGTTTTTAATCCTCCATATTTGTCTGCGGAGGAAGAAGGCTGCGGAATAATTGAAAAGGCATGGGCGGGAGGCCCCAGCGGAACTGAAATTCTGGCAGAGTTCCTTAAACAGAGCGGGGACCATCTGCTGCCAAACGGCCGGATAATTGTGCTGCTCTCATCAGAAATGAATTCAGATGCACTAAATAATCTTCTTTCTAATTTTAAACGTAATAAATTAAAAACACGCAGATGCTTCTTTGAAGAGCTGTGGGTTGAAGAATTGAGTTTATGA